In Sulfurovum xiamenensis, a genomic segment contains:
- the tsaE gene encoding tRNA (adenosine(37)-N6)-threonylcarbamoyltransferase complex ATPase subunit type 1 TsaE has translation MKEIIASLDELDKVVSYLEETLPSDSIVFLRGDLAAGKTTLTQAIAKAKGIEGEVTSPTFSLQQCYGAKDGSSLYHYDLYRLDHEEFMQMGLFEEFEKPGWHMVEWGSDELKAFLEGVGYNVTTIDIESQKNSRIYRIDV, from the coding sequence GTGAAAGAGATCATTGCATCCCTAGATGAACTGGATAAAGTGGTCAGTTACTTAGAAGAGACACTTCCTTCTGATTCGATCGTATTTTTAAGAGGTGATCTGGCTGCAGGAAAGACGACACTCACACAGGCCATAGCCAAAGCCAAAGGGATCGAAGGTGAAGTGACCTCTCCGACCTTTTCTTTACAGCAGTGTTATGGTGCAAAAGATGGCAGCAGTCTGTACCATTACGACCTCTACCGTTTAGACCATGAAGAGTTTATGCAGATGGGACTTTTTGAAGAGTTCGAAAAGCCGGGATGGCATATGGTAGAGTGGGGTTCGGATGAGCTTAAAGCCTTTTTAGAAGGCGTAGGTTATAATGTTACAACCATAGACATTGAGTCTCAAAAAAACAGTAGAATTTACAGGATAGACGTATAA
- the trpD gene encoding anthranilate phosphoribosyltransferase, translating into MNIKEQFERLFNNEMGTEEARDFLVALYEKGESGSDIAAAASVMREHSIKLSLSDTLKEKAIDVVGTGGDKSGSFNISTTVSLLLASMGRVVAKHGNRSVTSNSGSTDVLEALGINLDLTIENKIKMLEETGFCFFPATDHHPAMKHIMPIRKSIEHRTIFNILGPLTNPAGAEKYLLGVFDPSFIKRIADALVELGAKRACVVSSHDGMDEISLACNSSFAYVESNRILEGEINPERFGFKLAPREAILGGDANFNAQITRDIFSGKEKGAKRDIVLLNAAFALFVDGHVRDIEEAIEMAKSGLDSGKASEHLERMAKISQQLSGSNA; encoded by the coding sequence ATGAATATAAAAGAACAATTTGAAAGACTATTTAATAACGAGATGGGTACAGAGGAAGCAAGAGATTTCCTTGTAGCACTGTATGAAAAAGGTGAAAGCGGCAGTGATATTGCTGCGGCTGCTTCAGTCATGCGTGAACACTCTATCAAACTCTCTTTATCTGATACTCTGAAAGAAAAAGCCATCGATGTAGTGGGAACTGGTGGAGATAAAAGTGGAAGCTTTAATATCTCTACCACTGTGTCGCTTCTTCTTGCTTCTATGGGTCGTGTTGTGGCCAAACATGGGAACAGAAGCGTGACTTCCAACTCAGGATCTACAGATGTCCTTGAAGCACTGGGCATTAACCTAGACCTCACTATAGAGAATAAGATCAAAATGCTTGAAGAGACAGGCTTTTGTTTTTTCCCTGCAACAGACCATCATCCTGCGATGAAGCATATTATGCCTATACGTAAGTCTATCGAACACAGAACTATCTTTAATATTCTTGGACCATTGACAAATCCTGCCGGTGCAGAGAAATACCTTTTGGGGGTATTCGACCCTTCTTTCATCAAGCGTATAGCCGATGCATTGGTTGAATTGGGTGCCAAACGTGCCTGTGTGGTCAGTAGTCATGATGGTATGGATGAGATTTCGCTTGCCTGCAATTCCTCTTTTGCCTATGTAGAGTCAAACCGTATATTGGAAGGTGAGATCAATCCGGAGAGATTTGGATTTAAACTAGCCCCTAGAGAGGCCATTCTGGGCGGGGATGCAAACTTTAATGCGCAGATCACACGCGATATATTCTCTGGTAAAGAGAAAGGTGCAAAAAGAGACATTGTGCTGCTCAATGCAGCCTTTGCACTTTTTGTAGACGGTCATGTGCGTGACATAGAAGAGGCGATCGAGATGGCTAAAAGCGGACTTGACAGCGGTAAGGCCAGTGAACATCTAGAACGTATGGCCAAGATTAGTCAACAGCTCTCAGGAAGTAATGCCTAG
- a CDS encoding RNA-binding S4 domain-containing protein: protein MRVDKWLSAVNVVKRRTIATDMLKSGVVYVNGMKAKASKNVAVGDKVTIEYLKGPKSYEVLQIPTTKTIPKSQKEEYVKEL, encoded by the coding sequence GTGCGTGTAGATAAATGGTTGTCGGCTGTGAATGTGGTGAAGCGTCGTACTATTGCTACGGATATGCTTAAATCTGGTGTGGTTTATGTCAATGGAATGAAGGCTAAAGCGTCGAAGAATGTAGCCGTAGGGGATAAGGTGACCATAGAGTATCTTAAGGGTCCTAAGTCCTATGAAGTCCTGCAGATTCCTACAACCAAGACCATACCTAAGAGTCAAAAAGAAGAGTATGTAAAAGAGCTTTAA